One part of the Coleofasciculus chthonoplastes PCC 7420 genome encodes these proteins:
- a CDS encoding plasmid pRiA4b ORF-3 family protein, giving the protein MEDLLSQLYAQVLTPSIPPLSSEHQQRLQQCSIDENSPGTILRDFQTLLDFLHPNGTQVSGKNNLFPLKLLPEINSRLSHPIQTNLKRPQQKSYPYINGLYLLLRASGLSQVKHKGKKQILVLDETVLQSWTNLNPTERYFTLLEAWMIFGTEEILGERYDLMGNLFKCVQFWSRLPENGFSIAKYSDQREFSYSPELYNIALLDLFGFLSVQSGQPEAGQGWRITRLQPFGDAMVRFLFTLCGKKDFTWESQGKVNVTFGELQPHFQSFFPEWKNNLILTNNEFTDGIYVFKVSLEKAWRRIAIPANFELDGLSDSILDAFDFDNDHLYQFIYKDRFGRRGQISHPYCDELPSTAEVCVGELPLQPGDRMIFLFDFGDHWEFDMQLEEIQPPNAKIKMPQILKRYGEAPSQYWDEEEDWEEDEDWDGDDE; this is encoded by the coding sequence ATGGAAGACCTACTCTCACAGTTATACGCCCAGGTACTCACCCCATCCATTCCTCCCTTAAGTTCCGAACACCAACAGCGACTTCAGCAATGTTCTATTGATGAAAATAGTCCGGGTACTATTCTGCGTGATTTTCAAACTCTGCTAGACTTCCTGCACCCCAATGGAACTCAAGTCAGTGGCAAAAATAACCTCTTTCCCCTTAAATTGCTACCTGAAATTAACTCCCGTCTGAGTCATCCCATCCAAACTAATCTCAAACGCCCTCAACAAAAGTCTTACCCTTATATTAACGGACTCTATTTGTTATTACGCGCCTCTGGGTTATCTCAAGTTAAACACAAGGGAAAAAAACAAATCCTGGTTTTAGACGAAACTGTACTTCAATCCTGGACAAACCTTAACCCCACCGAACGCTATTTCACTCTCCTGGAAGCTTGGATGATTTTTGGGACTGAAGAAATTTTAGGAGAACGCTATGATTTAATGGGGAACCTGTTCAAATGTGTCCAATTTTGGTCAAGACTTCCTGAAAACGGCTTCAGCATTGCCAAATATAGCGACCAAAGGGAATTCTCCTATTCGCCAGAACTTTACAACATCGCCCTTTTGGATTTATTTGGCTTCCTTTCCGTGCAATCGGGACAACCTGAAGCGGGACAAGGATGGCGGATTACTCGTTTACAACCCTTTGGCGATGCTATGGTGCGGTTTTTGTTTACCCTTTGTGGGAAAAAAGATTTTACGTGGGAGTCTCAGGGTAAGGTCAATGTCACCTTCGGAGAATTACAACCCCATTTTCAATCCTTTTTTCCGGAATGGAAAAATAATTTAATCCTGACAAATAACGAGTTCACCGATGGAATTTATGTCTTTAAAGTATCCCTGGAAAAGGCTTGGCGGCGCATCGCCATTCCCGCTAATTTTGAATTAGACGGATTAAGTGATAGCATCCTGGATGCCTTTGATTTTGATAATGACCATTTGTATCAATTTATCTACAAAGACCGTTTTGGTCGTAGGGGACAGATAAGTCATCCCTACTGCGACGAATTGCCTTCAACAGCAGAGGTTTGTGTGGGTGAATTACCACTACAACCAGGGGACAGGATGATATTTCTCTTTGATTTTGGGGATCATTGGGAATTTGATATGCAACTCGAAGAAATTCAGCCGCCTAATGCCAAAATCAAAATGCCCCAGATTCTGAAACGATATGGTGAAGCGCCTTCACAGTATTGGGATGAAGAGGAAGATTGGGAGGAAGACGAGGATTGGGATGGAGATGATGAGTAG
- a CDS encoding carotenoid oxygenase family protein, translated as MSTQVTPNSPLQSEIIKAWQKGYESQPNEYSYWISDIEGQVPPELKGTFFRNGPGLFEINGQPIAHPFDGDGMICAFSFKDGNVHFKNKFVRTEGYVKEQTAGKILYRGFGTQKPGGWLKNIFDLRFKNVANTSVIYWHNKILALWEGGNPYHLDPATLDTKGLDTLNGILKPNQPFSAHPKIFYNPETQQKILINFGVVTNLSSQLHIWEIDQSEKLLATHQHQLSGFPLLHDMLITPHYYIFFHVPFKIKPLPFLFGQKSIAECLKFDSQSQTKLLVISRQSPHEMKIIETDPFFVFHHVNAWENEGKLYLDSICYDSFFETDSSINFREDDLDLSYLPKGQLLRFEIDLVQEQVSYKTLETTPLEMPIIHPEKQGYEYRYVYLNCADESTGSILQQGIRKIDMYTGDKQDFSVAPYGFVTEPMFIPSPNASTEDDGWVLTLVYNAAEHCSELVVLDARDLTKDPVAKLKLSHPIPHGFHGHWTNQLFL; from the coding sequence ATGAGTACTCAAGTAACCCCCAACTCGCCTCTACAGTCGGAAATCATTAAAGCATGGCAGAAAGGTTATGAGTCTCAGCCCAATGAATATAGCTACTGGATTAGTGATATTGAAGGACAAGTTCCCCCTGAACTTAAAGGAACCTTTTTTCGCAATGGTCCAGGACTATTCGAGATTAACGGGCAGCCCATTGCTCATCCCTTTGACGGAGATGGTATGATTTGTGCCTTTTCCTTCAAAGATGGAAACGTACACTTCAAAAACAAATTTGTCCGCACAGAAGGCTATGTCAAAGAACAAACCGCAGGCAAGATTCTCTACAGAGGTTTTGGTACACAGAAACCTGGGGGTTGGCTTAAAAATATCTTTGATTTAAGGTTTAAAAATGTAGCTAATACTAGTGTTATCTATTGGCACAATAAAATTTTGGCACTGTGGGAAGGCGGCAATCCCTATCATCTCGATCCAGCGACTCTAGACACGAAAGGACTCGATACCTTAAACGGTATTTTGAAACCCAATCAACCGTTTTCCGCTCATCCAAAAATTTTCTATAACCCAGAAACCCAACAAAAAATTCTCATTAATTTTGGCGTTGTCACCAACTTATCAAGTCAGCTACATATCTGGGAAATCGACCAATCGGAGAAACTCTTAGCCACCCATCAACATCAGCTTTCCGGCTTCCCTCTGCTGCATGATATGTTGATTACTCCTCATTATTATATTTTCTTCCATGTTCCCTTTAAAATTAAGCCCTTGCCATTCCTGTTCGGACAGAAAAGTATTGCTGAATGCTTAAAATTTGACAGTCAATCCCAAACCAAGCTGCTGGTGATTTCTCGTCAATCTCCCCATGAAATGAAAATCATTGAAACCGATCCTTTCTTTGTTTTTCATCATGTAAATGCTTGGGAAAACGAGGGAAAACTTTATTTGGACTCTATTTGTTATGATTCCTTCTTTGAAACCGACTCAAGTATAAATTTTCGAGAAGATGATCTAGACCTTTCCTATCTCCCAAAAGGGCAATTATTGCGCTTTGAAATTGACCTGGTGCAAGAACAGGTTAGTTATAAAACCTTAGAAACAACCCCCTTGGAAATGCCCATCATTCATCCCGAAAAACAGGGGTATGAATATCGTTATGTGTATCTCAATTGTGCTGATGAATCTACAGGCAGCATCTTACAACAGGGCATCCGTAAAATTGATATGTATACCGGAGACAAACAAGATTTTTCTGTTGCCCCTTATGGTTTTGTTACAGAACCGATGTTTATTCCCTCACCCAATGCCTCCACAGAGGATGATGGTTGGGTTTTAACATTAGTCTATAATGCGGCTGAACATTGCTCAGAATTAGTTGTTCTGGATGCCCGTGATCTGACAAAAGACCCCGTGGCAAAGTTAAAGCTGAGTCACCCTATTCCCCATGGTTTCCACGGACATTGGACTAATCAACTTTTTCTCTAA
- a CDS encoding cytochrome P450, with product MFEHPWTSFTFLSGVGMGLILWRRQHHQLGSRSISSLPSPPGKWFTGNALELLAAAKQGTFSLALFRWMQQYGSMIVVRVFNRPIVLVAKPQLIESILTDGQSQGRFTRSPSFYNAYKDVFGVHIGNQVGEAWKWRRQAATPAFRSSQFTQKFDLIREGCQQVINQLQSAAQTGKAVQVDSLFVDLTMNIIASFLLGVTFERTKNFTGEPPFEPQRLYAALAVLEKHVLLQATGRSRWFKFLPTSEGREYQQAQDYLRQNLKPRVAMALQVARTDEAESPSVSPSFRDSMLVKFAKNPQHDQDSLIAETQALIFAGHDTTAHTMSFAVGELGLNPRVFQTAQQVVDEAWEKEGSLNLSTLKHLSYIEAVVKETLRLHPVAAGIPLISTQETELDGIKIPANVGVEPFFWAAGRDPDMYPNPEEFYPERWLQSESDQQPLPLLFGFSRGSHFCLGAPLALLEATVMLSLLLHHFNWELVNGQDSLLDVNQYLTVFPRDRMPIRVVSRP from the coding sequence ATGTTTGAGCATCCATGGACAAGTTTTACCTTTCTGTCAGGCGTTGGGATGGGTCTTATCCTGTGGCGCAGGCAACACCATCAACTCGGCTCCCGTTCAATATCTAGCCTGCCATCACCTCCGGGAAAATGGTTCACGGGTAACGCTCTGGAACTTCTGGCGGCGGCAAAACAAGGAACCTTTTCTCTAGCACTTTTTCGATGGATGCAGCAATATGGCTCGATGATTGTGGTACGGGTCTTCAACCGACCTATTGTACTCGTGGCAAAGCCTCAACTCATCGAAAGCATTTTGACAGACGGGCAAAGTCAGGGAAGATTTACCCGCAGTCCCTCCTTTTATAACGCTTACAAAGATGTGTTTGGCGTCCATATCGGCAACCAGGTTGGTGAAGCTTGGAAGTGGCGTCGCCAAGCCGCCACACCCGCTTTTCGCTCCAGTCAATTCACTCAAAAGTTTGACCTGATCCGTGAGGGATGTCAACAAGTTATCAACCAACTCCAAAGCGCGGCTCAAACAGGCAAAGCGGTTCAAGTCGATTCTTTATTTGTGGATTTGACGATGAATATCATTGCCTCTTTTTTACTAGGAGTTACCTTTGAGAGAACAAAAAACTTTACTGGCGAACCTCCCTTTGAACCCCAGCGCTTGTATGCCGCCCTTGCCGTCCTGGAAAAACATGTACTTTTACAAGCTACTGGTCGCAGTCGATGGTTTAAGTTTCTCCCCACATCAGAAGGACGGGAATACCAACAGGCTCAAGATTATTTACGACAGAATTTAAAGCCGCGTGTAGCGATGGCGTTGCAAGTGGCGAGGACTGATGAGGCAGAATCCCCATCGGTCAGTCCGTCATTTCGCGATTCAATGTTAGTTAAATTTGCCAAAAACCCCCAGCATGATCAGGATTCGCTGATTGCCGAGACTCAAGCTTTGATCTTTGCCGGTCATGATACGACCGCTCACACCATGTCCTTTGCCGTTGGTGAGTTGGGGCTTAATCCGAGAGTTTTTCAGACTGCACAACAGGTTGTTGATGAAGCCTGGGAGAAGGAAGGCTCACTTAATCTTTCTACTCTGAAACACTTGAGTTACATAGAGGCTGTAGTCAAGGAGACATTACGACTCCATCCAGTGGCGGCGGGAATCCCCCTCATCTCTACCCAAGAGACAGAATTAGATGGGATCAAGATTCCGGCAAATGTGGGTGTTGAACCCTTTTTCTGGGCAGCGGGACGAGATCCTGATATGTATCCTAACCCGGAAGAATTTTACCCAGAGCGATGGTTGCAATCGGAGAGTGATCAACAACCTCTGCCCCTCTTATTTGGATTTTCGCGGGGGTCTCATTTTTGTTTAGGCGCACCCCTGGCTCTTTTGGAAGCAACGGTAATGTTGTCTTTACTCCTGCATCATTTCAACTGGGAACTTGTTAATGGACAAGATTCTCTGTTAGATGTTAATCAGTATTTGACGGTATTCCCGCGCGATCGCATGCCGATTCGTGTCGTGTCGAGACCTTAA
- a CDS encoding alpha-amylase family glycosyl hydrolase: MSNFPNPLVPNPWWKGAVLYQIYPRSFLDTNNDGVGDLPGITQKLDYIASIGVDGVWISPFFRSPMKDFGYDVADYCDVDPLFGTLDDFKDLLTKAHDLGLKIIVDLVWSHTSLEHPWFQESRQSQDNPKADWYVWANPSDDGSPPNNWLSRFGGVAWEWEVRREQYYLHNFLAEQPDLNLHNPEVQDALLDVGRFWLDLGVDGCRFDVATYFMHDPLLRNNPIHPQPPKRNNPYFWQSHVYDILRPENLQFLQRIRQELFDCYQGTMGIAEILCEPELETMAIYTHSNQRMHTAYSFIFFGSELSPQLIHNAVETAFGETRDSWPSWAFSNHDSVRAVSRLAGENGDTNAAKLLLVLIAALPGNAFIYQGEELGLPQAHVPFERLVDPEAKAMYPYHQGRDGARTPIPWHSQAPHAGFSTVEPWLPVDERHLPLAVDCAEVDNGSPLALVRAWLAFRKKHSALIHGDFRFVKATEGLLWFERFNQVEGLVCLFNLSPRTQQVNLNTQEMLFASNAHLQGESLELGSYGCAILTLS, from the coding sequence ATGTCGAACTTTCCCAACCCCTTAGTACCAAACCCCTGGTGGAAAGGTGCCGTTTTATATCAAATTTATCCCCGTTCTTTTCTAGATACTAATAATGATGGAGTGGGAGACTTACCCGGAATTACTCAAAAACTCGACTATATCGCCTCGATTGGTGTTGACGGAGTTTGGATTTCTCCCTTCTTCCGTTCTCCTATGAAAGACTTTGGCTATGATGTTGCTGATTATTGTGACGTTGATCCTCTATTTGGAACACTAGATGATTTTAAAGATTTACTCACCAAAGCTCACGACTTAGGACTGAAAATTATTGTCGATTTGGTCTGGTCACATACATCTTTGGAGCATCCTTGGTTTCAAGAAAGTCGCCAAAGCCAAGATAATCCCAAAGCCGATTGGTATGTTTGGGCAAATCCTTCTGATGATGGTTCTCCCCCCAATAACTGGCTATCTCGCTTTGGAGGTGTTGCCTGGGAGTGGGAGGTAAGGCGCGAACAATACTATCTGCATAACTTTTTGGCGGAGCAACCCGATTTGAACCTGCATAACCCAGAGGTTCAGGACGCACTTTTAGACGTGGGACGTTTTTGGTTAGATTTGGGCGTAGATGGCTGTCGTTTTGATGTGGCGACTTATTTCATGCACGATCCTCTGTTGCGGAATAATCCTATTCACCCCCAGCCCCCGAAACGCAACAATCCTTATTTTTGGCAGTCCCATGTCTACGATATTCTGCGCCCAGAAAATCTCCAGTTTTTGCAGCGCATTCGTCAAGAATTATTTGATTGTTATCAGGGAACCATGGGAATAGCAGAAATTCTCTGCGAACCCGAACTTGAAACAATGGCAATTTATACTCACAGCAATCAAAGAATGCACACTGCCTACAGTTTTATCTTTTTTGGTTCTGAGCTTTCCCCTCAATTGATTCATAATGCTGTAGAAACTGCATTTGGAGAAACGCGAGACTCTTGGCCAAGTTGGGCATTTTCTAATCATGACTCGGTGCGGGCGGTATCCCGGTTAGCGGGGGAAAATGGGGATACCAATGCTGCCAAGTTGCTGTTAGTTCTCATTGCCGCCTTGCCGGGAAATGCCTTTATTTATCAGGGGGAAGAGTTAGGTTTACCCCAGGCTCATGTTCCCTTTGAGCGTTTGGTTGATCCGGAAGCTAAGGCGATGTATCCCTATCATCAGGGGCGAGATGGGGCGCGAACCCCCATACCCTGGCACTCACAAGCCCCCCACGCTGGCTTTTCGACGGTTGAGCCTTGGTTGCCTGTGGATGAGCGACATTTGCCATTAGCCGTCGATTGTGCAGAAGTGGATAATGGTTCTCCTCTGGCGTTAGTTCGGGCATGGTTGGCATTTCGGAAAAAACATTCTGCTCTCATTCACGGAGATTTCCGCTTTGTCAAAGCAACGGAGGGTTTGCTGTGGTTTGAGCGATTTAATCAGGTGGAAGGGTTGGTTTGCCTGTTTAATTTGAGTCCGAGGACTCAACAAGTCAATCTGAACACCCAGGAGATGCTGTTTGCTTCTAATGCTCACTTGCAGGGGGAAAGTTTGGAGTTGGGGTCTTATGGATGTGCAATTTTGACCCTCAGCTAA
- a CDS encoding ParA family protein yields MQIRLAVISNAGGSGKTTLSVHLAYELAKRGFKVALMDLDPQGSLTLFCGLTPPEPEQTLAAVLNDNFDGSWPLIPCWTNHIDNVAICQGGMVLTQTADELVLHKRGAYLLNDSLTDHPLEHDLIIFDCPATLGPLPLMALAACTHIVVPVQLEPKSVQGAARLLEWYYYHIRHLRLKPQPEILGFVPCQYDRKRAVHRQLNQSLPLQLEQMGIRTFPAIRNSTEFANASGQGLPLHLHRPSHSALADFKEIASSLASII; encoded by the coding sequence ATGCAAATTCGACTGGCGGTAATCAGCAATGCTGGTGGCAGTGGAAAAACCACACTTTCAGTTCATCTGGCTTATGAACTGGCAAAGCGCGGATTCAAAGTAGCGCTCATGGATCTCGATCCCCAAGGCTCACTGACCCTCTTTTGTGGGTTAACACCACCTGAACCCGAACAAACACTAGCGGCTGTACTGAACGATAATTTTGATGGCTCTTGGCCTCTAATTCCGTGCTGGACGAATCACATCGACAACGTTGCCATCTGCCAAGGAGGAATGGTACTGACCCAAACCGCAGATGAACTGGTCTTACATAAACGCGGAGCTTACCTATTGAATGACAGCTTAACCGACCATCCCCTCGAACACGATCTAATTATTTTTGACTGTCCAGCAACTTTAGGTCCTCTACCCTTGATGGCATTAGCTGCCTGCACTCATATCGTAGTTCCCGTACAACTCGAACCCAAATCCGTTCAAGGAGCCGCTCGTTTACTGGAGTGGTATTACTATCACATAAGACACCTGCGCCTCAAACCCCAACCAGAGATTTTAGGATTTGTCCCCTGCCAATATGACCGCAAAAGAGCCGTTCACCGACAGCTTAATCAGTCATTGCCACTTCAGTTAGAACAGATGGGTATCCGCACCTTTCCAGCTATTCGCAATAGTACGGAATTTGCCAATGCTAGCGGACAAGGATTACCTTTACATCTTCACCGCCCTTCCCATTCAGCGTTGGCTGATTTTAAAGAAATCGCTTCCTCTTTGGCATCAATAATTTGA
- a CDS encoding ParB/RepB/Spo0J family partition protein yields the protein MSNRKAPDLTSYFSAAKQSQQLSEAEEEIQRLKIEIEELRAAGSNELETQLAALREQLESTAGILSIPIEQIQPNPEQPRQTFLSESVESMSRSLEKDGQLEPIILMRRGDLVIFDGERRWRSARALGWQNLHAVIISEPVALHRKALLTSLHREDLNPLDKAEAIVRELANNTDIDAADIPRILNTAVRRLNAQKRMSQVVELMTATEDVQQHGLADLALEEREQAVLGLLLDLQLNPASVDANIFPMLGLAPDLKAAIRESGLKGVHGMALAKLNGKNLGKTEDEALTIRVQVTQKVMAEKLSATKTRKLVNETIASQAKEDVKLSRNIKQVAKVTGNLQKLSSETLAAAEIDQLTQLQEILKQKLAEIEEIVKDTGEDRLV from the coding sequence ATGAGTAACCGTAAAGCACCTGACCTAACCAGTTATTTTTCAGCCGCCAAGCAGTCTCAACAGCTATCAGAAGCTGAGGAAGAAATTCAGCGTCTCAAGATAGAAATTGAAGAACTTCGGGCGGCGGGTTCAAACGAATTGGAAACTCAACTCGCTGCATTGCGAGAACAATTAGAATCAACCGCAGGTATTTTGTCCATTCCCATTGAACAAATTCAGCCGAACCCAGAGCAACCCCGACAAACCTTTTTAAGTGAGAGTGTCGAATCCATGTCCCGCTCTTTAGAGAAGGATGGACAACTTGAACCAATTATTTTAATGCGGCGAGGTGATTTAGTCATCTTTGATGGAGAACGGCGCTGGCGCAGCGCTAGAGCTTTGGGTTGGCAAAATCTCCATGCCGTGATTATTTCCGAACCCGTTGCCTTGCACCGGAAAGCACTACTAACCTCGTTACATCGAGAAGACCTCAATCCCTTGGATAAAGCTGAGGCAATTGTACGAGAGTTAGCGAACAATACAGATATAGACGCAGCAGACATTCCCCGGATTCTCAATACAGCCGTGCGACGATTAAATGCCCAAAAACGCATGAGTCAAGTTGTTGAACTGATGACAGCTACAGAGGATGTCCAACAGCATGGTCTAGCGGACTTGGCTTTAGAGGAGCGAGAACAGGCGGTGTTAGGACTCCTGCTGGATTTACAGCTCAATCCCGCCTCAGTTGATGCCAATATTTTCCCGATGTTAGGTTTAGCACCTGACCTGAAAGCGGCAATTCGGGAATCGGGACTTAAAGGAGTGCATGGGATGGCGCTGGCTAAACTTAATGGGAAAAACTTAGGCAAAACGGAGGACGAAGCGCTTACCATTCGAGTTCAGGTAACCCAGAAAGTTATGGCGGAAAAATTGTCTGCCACGAAAACCCGAAAATTAGTTAACGAAACTATCGCATCTCAGGCGAAAGAGGATGTCAAGTTGTCGCGAAATATCAAGCAAGTTGCTAAAGTGACCGGGAATTTGCAAAAGCTTTCCAGCGAAACCCTTGCTGCTGCTGAGATAGACCAACTCACTCAATTGCAGGAAATCCTGAAACAAAAATTGGCAGAAATAGAAGAGATAGTAAAGGATACAGGTGAAGACCGACTGGTTTGA
- a CDS encoding helix-turn-helix domain-containing protein: MTAFASSHLQVPQQRLNQLIEQLLEDGWTQSSLANAIGVDFSTVYRWLKGKTKPEPDSRNFRQLAKVSGGTPRTLQLYLDGEISLSVYRYGLENKGVVDVKDDNMSSNERIKAEVLDKIYALDPADIADVISSTVAFLANRV; this comes from the coding sequence GTGACTGCATTCGCGTCTTCTCACCTCCAGGTTCCTCAACAGCGGCTGAATCAGTTGATTGAACAGCTGTTAGAAGATGGCTGGACTCAAAGCAGCTTGGCTAATGCTATTGGTGTAGATTTCTCCACGGTATATCGGTGGTTGAAGGGAAAAACTAAACCTGAGCCGGATTCCAGGAATTTTCGGCAATTGGCAAAGGTGAGCGGTGGTACCCCCAGAACCCTGCAACTTTATTTAGACGGGGAAATTTCCCTGTCAGTCTACCGTTATGGGTTAGAGAACAAAGGAGTTGTGGATGTAAAAGATGACAATATGTCTAGCAATGAGAGGATTAAGGCAGAAGTTTTAGACAAAATTTACGCCCTTGATCCAGCCGATATTGCTGATGTGATTTCTTCTACGGTGGCGTTTTTAGCTAATCGAGTTTGA
- a CDS encoding helix-turn-helix domain-containing protein, producing MVEVAHKPVNQVSQNMFEGRLAALLIELRAGRSFREFAGLIGTTHTNVRQWEQGRGEPRLRVLTKIAALKGWTLNELQAYLEGESLPKSSSSVQQLISEVRGLSFEAAAQVAAVAVETMTIKGNQV from the coding sequence GTGGTGGAAGTTGCACACAAACCCGTTAATCAAGTGAGTCAAAATATGTTCGAGGGCAGACTAGCAGCTTTGCTGATTGAGCTGAGAGCAGGTCGCTCGTTCAGAGAGTTTGCCGGTTTAATTGGGACAACTCATACCAATGTCCGCCAGTGGGAGCAGGGAAGAGGTGAACCCCGCTTACGAGTGCTGACCAAAATTGCGGCTCTTAAAGGCTGGACACTCAATGAACTGCAAGCCTATTTGGAAGGCGAATCGTTACCTAAGAGCAGTAGTAGCGTTCAACAGCTTATATCAGAAGTACGGGGTCTTTCGTTCGAGGCGGCTGCTCAGGTAGCAGCTGTGGCTGTAGAAACGATGACGATTAAAGGAAACCAGGTTTAA
- a CDS encoding helix-turn-helix domain-containing protein, translating into MSTGHNNSRGVTKSQPGALQLEISGLEIPLAQDNHKRLRKPTDQPQTKPPLFTHRAIEMMATGAPVISATQAFLKTPEWHEYSPGHLYFQRQFGKGRYIEFFILNQQKHQPGFITSFAEPEILEQYGVHAARLHAIFATYAAQQQEPWKDSFTLLGSDLIKMLRLHRGNKLKKSQKLKAVTDLACILGTLGVKIQWQEGNLNLTIIERSPFWIVSVKEYYQNTIFGNPEELFEAAICVQAGPWTRNFLNKEGQRESKALYQYGFIDKAVFNLDPNRQKLAAALALYLIQNRRAHPSGKYSIRSLLSAVMSAQEIEAIGRDRRKRSRFVKQVYRLLESLTEIQFRIQFDPSFPEALRPSWASLPDENDVQIDPVATAPKNNRMPDGFFTNWLNCVLTITAPTRIEAALKQLKHQRTRTAKKASDKRKSISVQKPNQTNTPPPEQLHFKPCTHSTNLTGAQLKQARQSKHWTQAHLASLIGKSTSWVKLVESERRRIKEDDQVALQKILDLP; encoded by the coding sequence ATGTCAACAGGACATAATAACAGTAGAGGAGTGACAAAATCTCAACCCGGTGCATTACAGCTAGAAATTTCCGGATTAGAGATACCCCTAGCCCAAGACAACCATAAGCGGCTGCGGAAACCGACAGACCAACCTCAGACCAAACCACCACTTTTTACACACAGGGCAATCGAGATGATGGCAACTGGAGCACCAGTGATTAGTGCCACCCAGGCATTTCTCAAAACTCCGGAGTGGCATGAATACAGCCCTGGTCACCTTTACTTCCAACGACAGTTTGGCAAGGGACGTTACATCGAATTTTTCATCCTGAACCAGCAAAAACATCAACCGGGATTCATCACTAGCTTTGCCGAACCAGAAATTTTAGAGCAATACGGCGTCCATGCTGCACGGTTACATGCCATATTCGCCACTTATGCTGCCCAGCAGCAAGAACCTTGGAAAGATTCATTTACACTCTTAGGGAGTGACTTGATCAAGATGTTGCGCCTACATCGGGGGAATAAGCTTAAAAAATCCCAGAAGCTCAAAGCTGTTACCGACCTAGCCTGTATCTTAGGTACCCTTGGTGTAAAAATCCAATGGCAGGAAGGCAACCTTAATCTGACGATTATCGAACGCTCCCCTTTCTGGATAGTCAGCGTCAAAGAATACTATCAAAACACCATATTCGGGAATCCAGAGGAACTGTTTGAAGCCGCCATCTGCGTCCAAGCTGGACCTTGGACCCGCAACTTCCTGAATAAAGAAGGGCAACGGGAGAGTAAAGCGCTCTACCAATATGGATTCATCGATAAAGCTGTCTTTAACCTTGACCCTAATCGGCAAAAGTTAGCCGCTGCCCTAGCGCTTTACCTGATCCAAAACCGCCGCGCTCACCCAAGTGGTAAGTACAGCATTCGGTCATTGCTATCAGCGGTGATGTCTGCTCAAGAGATAGAGGCTATTGGTAGGGACAGGCGCAAACGTTCACGCTTCGTTAAACAAGTCTATCGCCTTCTGGAGTCTCTCACAGAAATTCAGTTTAGAATTCAGTTTGACCCCTCATTTCCGGAAGCATTACGACCAAGCTGGGCTAGTTTACCCGATGAAAACGATGTACAGATAGATCCAGTAGCAACCGCTCCTAAAAACAACCGGATGCCCGATGGGTTCTTCACAAACTGGCTCAACTGTGTACTCACGATTACTGCCCCAACCCGGATTGAGGCGGCACTTAAACAGTTGAAACATCAGAGAACAAGGACAGCTAAAAAGGCTTCTGACAAGCGTAAGTCTATAAGCGTTCAAAAACCTAATCAGACCAATACTCCTCCACCTGAACAGTTACATTTTAAACCCTGCACCCATTCAACCAACCTAACAGGGGCACAACTCAAACAAGCTCGCCAATCCAAACACTGGACACAGGCTCATTTGGCGTCCTTAATCGGGAAGAGTACCAGTTGGGTAAAACTGGTTGAAAGCGAACGGCGAAGAATTAAAGAGGATGACCAAGTAGCGCTGCAAAAAATCCTCGATCTGCCATAA